A stretch of Arthrobacter sp. NEB 688 DNA encodes these proteins:
- the nadA gene encoding quinolinate synthase NadA, whose translation MTTTAGTPQHAPLPLLVLGRGRELATERGVECPGDLPAPSDPGLVERARAARAALGDRLFVLGHHYQRDEVIEFADVTGDSFKLAKEAAARPDAEFVVFCGVHFMAESADILTSDAQTVVLPDLAAGCSMADMAALDQVQECWDELVAAGVADRTVPVTYMNSSAAIKAFTGREGGTVCTSSNARTALTWALEQAGEGGKVLFLPDQHLGRNTYVRDLGGRLDGCVVWDPHRPMGGLTPEQLRDATMILWRGHCSVHGRFSVEAVEAARREVPAVRVIVHPECRHEVVELADEVGSTEKIIRTIAAAPAGTAWAVGTELNLVRRLAAQFPEQRILFLEKNVCYCSTMNRIDLPHLVWALESLVDGRVVNPIRVDPEVAHWAKVALDRMLALPGETSKD comes from the coding sequence GTGACCACCACCGCCGGCACGCCGCAGCACGCCCCGCTCCCCCTCCTCGTCCTCGGGCGGGGCCGCGAGCTCGCCACCGAGCGGGGGGTCGAGTGCCCCGGCGACCTGCCGGCCCCCTCGGACCCCGGCCTCGTCGAGCGGGCGAGGGCGGCCCGGGCCGCCCTCGGGGACCGGCTCTTCGTCCTCGGCCACCACTACCAGCGCGACGAGGTCATCGAGTTCGCCGACGTCACCGGCGACTCCTTCAAGCTGGCCAAGGAGGCGGCCGCGCGACCGGACGCCGAGTTCGTCGTCTTCTGCGGCGTGCACTTCATGGCGGAGTCGGCCGACATCCTCACCTCGGACGCCCAGACCGTCGTCCTGCCCGACCTCGCGGCCGGTTGCTCGATGGCCGACATGGCCGCCCTGGACCAGGTGCAGGAGTGCTGGGACGAGCTGGTCGCCGCGGGTGTCGCCGACAGGACGGTGCCCGTCACGTACATGAACTCCTCGGCGGCCATCAAGGCGTTCACCGGCCGGGAGGGTGGCACGGTCTGCACCTCCTCCAACGCCCGCACGGCGCTCACCTGGGCGCTGGAGCAGGCCGGCGAGGGCGGCAAGGTGCTGTTCCTGCCCGACCAGCACCTCGGCCGCAACACCTACGTGCGCGACCTCGGCGGCCGCCTCGACGGCTGCGTCGTCTGGGACCCGCACCGCCCGATGGGCGGCCTCACGCCCGAGCAGCTGCGCGACGCGACGATGATCCTCTGGCGCGGGCACTGCTCGGTGCACGGCCGCTTCTCCGTCGAGGCGGTCGAGGCCGCCCGCCGCGAGGTGCCGGCCGTGCGCGTCATCGTCCACCCCGAGTGCCGCCACGAGGTCGTCGAGCTCGCCGACGAGGTCGGCTCGACCGAGAAGATCATCCGCACGATCGCCGCCGCACCGGCGGGGACGGCGTGGGCCGTCGGCACCGAGCTCAACCTCGTGCGACGCCTCGCCGCGCAGTTCCCCGAGCAGCGCATCCTCTTCCTCGAGAAGAACGTCTGCTACTGCTCGACGATGAACCGCATCGACCTGCCGCACCTCGTGTGGGCGCTGGAGTCGCTCGTCGACGGCCGGGTGGTCAACCCGATCCGTGTCGACCCCGAGGTCGCGCACTGGGCGAAGGTGGCGCTGGACCGGATGCTCGCCTTGCCCGGCGAGACCTCGAAGGACTGA
- a CDS encoding DinB family protein: MSDAQPTDLDPERVALLEALAQQRYFFLHTVECLTDDQARLTPTASSLCLGGLVKHVALTERGWTDFVEHGTMAGGDDADYDAREREFRLLEDETLAEVVALYREVAAHTDELVRTVDLSASHPLPPAPWFTPGERRSARRTFLHLLSELAHHTGHADVIRETVDGQRSMG; encoded by the coding sequence GTGTCCGACGCCCAGCCCACCGACCTCGACCCCGAGCGCGTCGCCCTCCTCGAGGCCCTCGCCCAGCAGCGCTACTTCTTCCTCCACACCGTCGAGTGCCTCACCGACGACCAGGCGCGCCTGACGCCGACGGCGAGCAGCCTCTGCCTCGGCGGGCTCGTCAAGCACGTCGCGCTCACCGAGCGCGGGTGGACCGACTTCGTCGAGCACGGGACGATGGCCGGCGGCGACGACGCCGACTACGACGCGCGCGAGCGTGAGTTCCGCCTCCTCGAGGACGAGACCCTGGCGGAGGTCGTGGCGCTGTACCGCGAGGTGGCGGCCCACACCGACGAGCTGGTCCGCACGGTCGACCTCTCGGCCAGCCACCCGCTGCCCCCCGCGCCCTGGTTCACGCCGGGCGAGCGGCGCAGCGCCCGGCGCACCTTCCTCCACCTGCTCTCCGAGCTCGCGCACCACACCGGCCACGCCGACGTCATCCGCGAGACGGTCGACGGTCAGAGGTCGATGGGCTGA
- a CDS encoding glycerate kinase gives MRVLIAPDAFGSTLGPVQVATAMAEGWALGAPHDEVRLLPLSGGGPGFLDVVARACGGEMVATTVSDPLGREVPATLLLVDEPGRRTAYVEAAQAIGLHLLAADERDPGITSTWGVGQLLEAALAEGVDRVVVGVGGGATNDGGAGMLAALGAGPADLLARGGLALGAADESALIGLPGVLDRLSGTEVVLATDDETPLLGLSGTSAVGAPGKGATPETSQALESALGHFTDVVGRAVPRPLDLLSGQPRRLDRELGAGAAGGLGYALLVLGARPVPAVTEVLRLTGFDVAAAGSDLVVTATDRLDWTSVRGSVVSGVAEATAATGRPAVVVAGELLVGRRETMTMGLAGCYALADHPAEVDAMLADPVGTLRARARRVARTWSPAR, from the coding sequence GTGCGCGTGCTCATCGCCCCCGACGCCTTCGGCTCCACCCTCGGGCCGGTCCAGGTGGCCACCGCGATGGCCGAGGGCTGGGCCCTCGGCGCGCCCCACGACGAGGTGCGGCTGCTGCCCCTCTCGGGCGGCGGCCCCGGCTTCCTCGACGTCGTCGCCCGCGCCTGCGGCGGCGAGATGGTCGCGACGACGGTCAGCGACCCGCTCGGGCGCGAGGTGCCCGCCACCCTCCTCCTCGTCGACGAGCCCGGCCGGCGCACCGCGTACGTCGAGGCCGCCCAGGCCATCGGCCTGCACCTGCTCGCCGCCGACGAGCGCGACCCCGGCATCACGAGCACGTGGGGCGTCGGGCAGCTGCTCGAGGCCGCCCTCGCCGAGGGCGTCGACCGGGTCGTCGTCGGGGTCGGCGGCGGCGCGACGAACGACGGGGGAGCGGGGATGCTCGCAGCCCTCGGGGCCGGCCCCGCCGACCTCCTCGCGCGCGGCGGCCTCGCCCTGGGCGCCGCGGACGAGTCGGCGCTCATCGGGCTGCCCGGCGTCCTCGACCGTCTCTCGGGCACCGAGGTCGTCCTCGCGACCGACGACGAGACCCCGCTGCTCGGCCTCTCGGGCACGAGCGCCGTCGGCGCGCCCGGCAAGGGGGCCACGCCCGAGACCTCCCAGGCGCTGGAGTCCGCGCTCGGCCACTTCACCGACGTCGTCGGGCGGGCGGTGCCGCGCCCGCTCGACCTCCTGAGCGGTCAGCCCCGTCGGCTCGACCGCGAGCTCGGCGCCGGCGCCGCCGGGGGCCTGGGCTACGCGCTCCTCGTGCTCGGCGCGCGCCCCGTGCCCGCCGTCACCGAGGTGCTGCGCCTGACCGGCTTCGACGTCGCCGCGGCCGGCAGCGACCTCGTCGTCACCGCGACCGACCGGCTCGACTGGACCAGCGTGCGCGGCTCCGTCGTCTCCGGGGTCGCCGAGGCGACCGCCGCGACCGGCCGCCCGGCCGTCGTCGTCGCCGGCGAGCTGCTCGTCGGCCGGCGCGAGACGATGACGATGGGCCTGGCCGGCTGCTACGCCCTGGCCGACCACCCGGCCGAGGTCGACGCGATGCTCGCCGACCCCGTCGGCACCCTGCGCGCCCGGGCCCGGCGGGTCGCCCGCACCTGGTCGCCCGCCCGCTGA
- a CDS encoding iron-sulfur cluster assembly accessory protein — protein MSDQLQTTEATTETAAHGVLLTDVAASKVASLLAQEGRDDLRLRVGVQPGGCSGLIYQLYFDERTLDGDLVRDFGGVEVVVDRMSAPYLEGASIDFSDTIEKQGFTIDNPNAGSSCACGDSFS, from the coding sequence ATGAGCGACCAGCTCCAGACCACCGAGGCCACCACCGAGACCGCCGCCCACGGCGTGCTGCTCACGGACGTGGCCGCCTCCAAGGTCGCCTCCCTGCTCGCGCAGGAGGGGCGCGACGACCTCCGGCTGCGCGTCGGGGTCCAGCCCGGCGGATGCTCGGGCCTCATCTACCAGCTCTACTTCGACGAGCGCACCCTCGACGGTGACCTCGTGCGCGACTTCGGCGGTGTCGAGGTCGTCGTCGACCGCATGAGCGCCCCCTACCTCGAGGGCGCGAGCATCGACTTCTCGGACACCATCGAGAAGCAGGGCTTCACGATCGACAACCCCAACGCGGGCAGCTCCTGCGCCTGCGGCGACAGCTTCAGCTGA
- a CDS encoding carbohydrate kinase family protein, producing MQIAVTGSIATDHLMTFRGRFADSLVVEQLDKISVSFLADQLDIRRGGVAGNICFGMGVLGARPLLVGAAGEDFADYRSWLGRHGVVTDHVLVSGTRHTARFVCTTDDDMAQIATFYAGAMSEARMIELGPIHERWDLDLVLIGADDPEAMLRHTDECRERGIRFIADPSQQLAFADGPFIRKLVDGAEILITNEYESHLTSTKTGWSQDEIDSRVTTRVVTLGKDGAEIRTRGQEPVHVPVAGDVERVDPTGVGDAFRAGFLVGLSGGLSHERSAQIGSVLAAFVLETVGTQEYVVGRAGFLARVEAAYGAQASAEIAPHVRFARD from the coding sequence GTGCAGATCGCCGTCACCGGGTCCATCGCGACCGATCACCTCATGACCTTCCGCGGCCGCTTCGCCGACTCCCTCGTCGTGGAGCAGCTCGACAAGATCTCGGTCAGCTTCCTCGCCGACCAGCTCGACATCCGTCGTGGGGGCGTCGCGGGCAACATCTGCTTCGGGATGGGCGTGCTCGGGGCCCGGCCGCTCCTCGTCGGCGCCGCCGGCGAGGACTTCGCCGACTACCGCAGCTGGCTCGGCCGGCACGGCGTCGTCACCGACCACGTGCTCGTCTCCGGCACCCGGCACACCGCCCGGTTCGTCTGCACGACCGACGACGACATGGCCCAGATCGCGACCTTCTACGCGGGCGCGATGAGCGAGGCCCGGATGATCGAGCTCGGCCCGATCCACGAGCGCTGGGACCTCGACCTCGTGCTCATCGGGGCCGACGACCCCGAGGCGATGCTCCGCCACACCGACGAGTGCCGCGAGCGGGGCATCCGCTTCATCGCCGACCCCTCGCAGCAGCTGGCCTTCGCCGACGGCCCGTTCATCCGCAAGCTCGTCGACGGCGCCGAGATCCTCATCACCAACGAGTACGAGTCGCACCTCACCTCCACCAAGACCGGGTGGAGCCAGGACGAGATCGACTCCCGCGTCACGACGCGCGTCGTGACGCTCGGCAAGGACGGCGCCGAGATCCGCACCCGCGGCCAGGAGCCGGTCCACGTCCCCGTCGCGGGCGACGTCGAGCGCGTCGACCCCACCGGGGTCGGCGACGCGTTCCGGGCCGGCTTCCTCGTCGGGCTCTCCGGGGGCCTGTCGCACGAGCGCTCGGCGCAGATCGGCTCGGTGCTCGCCGCGTTCGTCCTCGAGACGGTCGGCACGCAGGAGTACGTCGTCGGCCGGGCCGGCTTCCTCGCCCGCGTCGAGGCGGCCTACGGCGCGCAGGCGAGCGCCGAGATCGCGCCGCACGTGCGCTTCGCCCGCGACTGA
- the aat gene encoding leucyl/phenylalanyl-tRNA--protein transferase: MAFPPVEPPPTGWLLDAADAVDGDDLVAAGADLEPGTLLAAYRLGLFPMGLGRDGAGTVGWWSPDPRGVIPPGALRVRSSLRKVLPRFEVTVDTAFTEVVAGCADPSRDGRWITDEIAAAYEELHRLGWAHSVEVWQEGALVGGLYGVSVGGLFAGESMFHRVRDASKVALVGLVGRFFADGDPRRLVDVQWATDHLRRMGAQEWSREDYRRALGPALRAPQVDLAAVAPTTTV; the protein is encoded by the coding sequence GTGGCCTTCCCTCCCGTGGAGCCGCCGCCGACCGGCTGGCTGCTCGACGCCGCCGACGCGGTGGACGGTGACGACCTCGTCGCCGCCGGGGCCGACCTCGAGCCCGGCACGCTCCTCGCGGCCTACCGGCTCGGCCTGTTCCCGATGGGCCTGGGCCGCGACGGCGCCGGGACGGTCGGCTGGTGGTCGCCCGACCCGCGCGGCGTCATCCCACCGGGGGCGCTGCGGGTGCGCTCCTCGCTGCGCAAGGTCCTGCCGCGCTTCGAGGTGACCGTCGACACCGCCTTCACCGAGGTCGTCGCCGGGTGCGCCGACCCCTCGCGCGACGGGCGGTGGATCACCGACGAGATCGCCGCCGCCTACGAGGAGCTGCACCGGCTGGGGTGGGCCCACAGCGTCGAGGTGTGGCAGGAGGGCGCCCTCGTCGGAGGGCTGTACGGGGTCTCGGTCGGCGGCCTCTTCGCGGGGGAGTCGATGTTCCACCGCGTCCGCGACGCCTCGAAGGTCGCGCTCGTCGGGCTCGTGGGCCGCTTCTTCGCCGACGGCGACCCCCGCCGGCTCGTCGACGTGCAGTGGGCGACCGACCACCTGCGCCGGATGGGGGCGCAGGAGTGGTCGCGCGAGGACTACCGCCGCGCGCTGGGGCCGGCGCTGCGGGCGCCTCAGGTCGACCTGGCGGCCGTGGCCCCGACGACGACGGTGTAG
- a CDS encoding sulfurtransferase TusA family protein: MSEPAVVDARGTRCPVPVIRVARAAQGLSPGASLVLLADDVAARSDVPAWARMRGHGLTLADEGSWTRYTVVVGATAARST; the protein is encoded by the coding sequence GTGAGCGAGCCCGCCGTCGTCGACGCCCGCGGCACCCGCTGCCCGGTGCCGGTCATCCGGGTGGCCCGGGCCGCGCAGGGCCTCTCCCCCGGCGCCTCGCTCGTCCTGCTCGCCGACGACGTGGCCGCCCGCTCCGACGTCCCGGCGTGGGCGCGGATGCGCGGTCACGGCCTCACGCTGGCCGACGAGGGGTCGTGGACCCGCTACACCGTCGTCGTCGGGGCCACGGCCGCCAGGTCGACCTGA
- a CDS encoding aminotransferase class V-fold PLP-dependent enzyme: MTAGLLDASRGPLHPLGEATLTAALGVAWADPAARHAPGRAARAHLDTARAVLAGAVGVSPDELSVHSSAEEALAVGLDGLLHARRRTGTRVVAGATERSVLLLRAGDAEPVPVDRHGRVDVDAWERAVAAPGVAAAVLQTANGEVGTRQPVDHLAAAARAAGVPLLLDATASLGREPLPGVGDVVVADASSFGGPPLGMLGVRTGTRWSLPGPRREAEHGRALAAPWVPLVLAAAEAWRQTERSAEDDAREARTLVARVREAAAGVRDVEVLGDATDALPHVVTFSVLLADGEALVDELAARGLAVASGSACTSSVLRPSHVLAAMGVLTHGNVRVVLPLASVAVDREASVERLCRELPEAVRAVRTRMGTEDL, translated from the coding sequence TTGACGGCGGGCCTCCTGGACGCCTCACGGGGCCCTCTGCACCCCCTCGGGGAGGCGACGCTGACCGCCGCCCTCGGGGTCGCCTGGGCCGACCCGGCCGCCCGGCACGCCCCCGGCCGCGCCGCACGGGCGCACCTCGACACGGCCCGGGCCGTCCTCGCCGGGGCCGTCGGCGTGAGCCCGGACGAGCTCTCGGTGCACTCGAGCGCCGAGGAGGCCCTCGCCGTCGGGCTGGACGGACTGCTCCACGCCCGCCGGCGCACGGGCACCCGCGTCGTGGCAGGCGCCACCGAGCGCTCGGTCCTGCTCCTGCGCGCCGGCGACGCCGAGCCCGTGCCCGTCGACCGCCACGGGCGCGTCGACGTCGACGCCTGGGAGCGCGCCGTCGCCGCCCCCGGGGTCGCCGCGGCCGTGCTCCAGACCGCCAACGGCGAGGTCGGCACCCGCCAGCCGGTCGACCACCTCGCGGCGGCGGCCCGGGCGGCCGGCGTCCCGCTGCTGCTCGACGCCACCGCCTCCCTCGGCCGCGAGCCGCTGCCCGGCGTCGGGGACGTCGTCGTCGCCGACGCCTCGTCCTTCGGTGGGCCGCCGCTCGGAATGCTCGGGGTGCGCACCGGGACGCGCTGGTCCCTGCCCGGCCCGCGCCGCGAGGCCGAGCACGGGCGCGCCCTCGCGGCGCCCTGGGTCCCGCTCGTGCTCGCCGCGGCCGAGGCGTGGCGCCAGACCGAGCGGTCGGCCGAGGACGACGCCCGCGAGGCCCGCACGCTCGTCGCGCGGGTGCGGGAGGCCGCCGCCGGGGTGCGCGACGTCGAGGTCCTCGGCGACGCCACCGACGCCCTCCCGCACGTCGTGACCTTCAGCGTCCTGCTCGCCGACGGCGAGGCCCTCGTCGACGAGCTCGCCGCCCGCGGGCTGGCCGTGGCCTCGGGGTCGGCGTGCACCTCGAGCGTGCTGCGGCCGAGCCACGTCCTCGCCGCGATGGGCGTCCTCACCCACGGCAACGTCCGGGTGGTCCTTCCCCTGGCCTCGGTCGCCGTCGACCGCGAGGCGTCCGTCGAACGCCTCTGCCGCGAGCTGCCGGAGGCGGTCCGCGCCGTCCGGACCCGGATGGGCACCGAGGACCTGTGA
- the coxB gene encoding cytochrome c oxidase subunit II, with protein MRGDASTGWLPHAVTEGGERVTTLWIGAWIALIAVGLLVIGLIVWCLGAYRRRQDDTELPVQLRYNIPIEILYTVVPMLMIVVFFYYTARDEAALVDTSKKPDVTVNVVGKQWSWDFNYLEDDVHEVGTQAILTGEPGAEETIPTLYLPVGERVEFVLTARDVIHSFWVPAFLQKMDMLPGRVNRFQVVPTQEGQFKGKCAELCGAYHSQMLFNVKVVSRAEYDQHMADLRAADQTGLLNNTLNREALMSGQTVQPGGGN; from the coding sequence CTGCGCGGTGACGCCTCCACCGGATGGCTCCCGCACGCGGTGACCGAGGGGGGCGAGCGCGTCACGACCCTGTGGATCGGGGCGTGGATCGCGCTCATCGCGGTCGGCCTGCTCGTCATCGGCCTCATCGTGTGGTGCCTCGGCGCCTACCGCCGCCGCCAGGACGACACCGAGCTGCCCGTCCAGCTGCGCTACAACATCCCGATCGAGATCCTCTACACGGTCGTGCCGATGCTCATGATCGTCGTGTTCTTCTACTACACGGCGCGTGACGAGGCCGCCCTCGTCGACACCTCGAAGAAGCCCGACGTCACCGTCAACGTCGTGGGCAAGCAGTGGAGCTGGGACTTCAACTACCTCGAGGACGACGTCCACGAGGTCGGCACGCAGGCCATCCTCACGGGGGAGCCGGGCGCCGAGGAGACCATCCCGACGCTGTACCTCCCCGTCGGCGAGCGGGTCGAGTTCGTGCTCACCGCGCGCGACGTCATCCACTCGTTCTGGGTGCCGGCCTTCCTCCAGAAGATGGACATGCTCCCGGGGCGGGTCAACCGCTTCCAGGTCGTCCCGACCCAGGAGGGCCAGTTCAAGGGCAAGTGCGCCGAGCTCTGCGGCGCCTACCACTCCCAGATGCTGTTCAACGTCAAGGTCGTCTCCCGCGCGGAGTACGACCAGCACATGGCCGACCTGCGGGCGGCCGACCAGACCGGTCTGCTCAACAACACCCTCAACCGTGAGGCCCTGATGAGCGGCCAGACCGTCCAGCCCGGCGGAGGTAACTGA
- the ctaD gene encoding cytochrome c oxidase subunit I, producing MLREAGVRQRTRRLSPGATVVKWVTTTDHKVIGNLYFITSFAWFLIGGVMALLIRAELAEPGLQVVDNPDQYNQLFTMHGTIMLLLFATPLFAGFANALMPLQIGAPDVSFPRLNMFAYWLYLFGGLIAAAGFITPNGAAAFGWFAYAPLSDNAYSPGIGGDLWVFGLALGGFGTILGAVNFITTILTMRAPGMTMFRMPIFSWTVLVTSILVILVFPALAAALFALGADRRFGAQIFEPASGGAIMWQHIFWFFGHPEVYIIALPFFGIISEILPVFSRKPIFGYKTLVYATIAIAALSVSVWAHHMYVTGQVLLPFFAIMTMLIAVPTGVKFFNWIGTMWGGKLDFSTPMLWALGFLVTFLFGGLTGIILASPALDFQLSDSYFVVAHFHYVVFGTVVFAMFAGFYFWWPKFTGRMLDEKLGKIHFWMLFLGFHLTFFVQHILGAQGMPRRYADYMPEDGFTLGNQISTAGAFLLGASMLPFMYNVWKTWRYAPLVETDDPWGYGASLEWATSCPPPRHNFDRIPRIRSERPAFDLHHPEAAVAGVHDAAHSSDSGLVAALGPADLHGEALVDEKNKEA from the coding sequence ATGCTGCGCGAGGCGGGGGTCCGCCAGCGCACCCGCCGGCTCTCGCCCGGTGCCACCGTCGTCAAGTGGGTGACGACGACCGACCACAAGGTCATCGGCAACCTGTACTTCATCACCTCCTTCGCGTGGTTCCTCATCGGCGGCGTCATGGCGCTGCTCATCCGCGCCGAGCTCGCCGAGCCGGGCCTGCAGGTCGTCGACAACCCGGACCAGTACAACCAGCTGTTCACGATGCACGGCACGATCATGCTGCTGCTCTTCGCGACGCCGCTGTTCGCCGGGTTCGCCAACGCGCTCATGCCGCTGCAGATTGGGGCGCCCGACGTCTCGTTCCCGCGGCTGAACATGTTCGCGTACTGGCTCTACCTCTTCGGCGGCCTCATCGCCGCGGCGGGCTTCATCACCCCGAACGGCGCCGCCGCCTTCGGCTGGTTCGCCTACGCGCCCCTGTCGGACAACGCCTACAGCCCCGGCATCGGCGGTGACCTCTGGGTCTTCGGCCTCGCGCTCGGTGGCTTCGGCACCATCCTCGGCGCCGTCAACTTCATCACGACGATCCTCACGATGCGCGCGCCCGGCATGACGATGTTCCGGATGCCGATCTTCTCGTGGACCGTGCTCGTCACCTCGATCCTCGTCATCCTCGTCTTCCCGGCCCTGGCCGCCGCGCTCTTCGCGCTCGGCGCCGACCGGAGGTTCGGGGCACAGATCTTCGAGCCGGCCAGCGGTGGCGCCATCATGTGGCAGCACATCTTCTGGTTCTTCGGGCACCCGGAGGTCTACATCATCGCGCTGCCGTTCTTCGGGATCATCTCCGAGATCCTCCCGGTGTTCTCGCGCAAGCCGATCTTCGGCTACAAGACCCTCGTCTACGCGACCATCGCCATCGCGGCGCTCTCGGTCAGCGTCTGGGCCCACCACATGTACGTGACCGGCCAGGTGCTCCTGCCGTTCTTCGCGATCATGACGATGCTCATCGCGGTCCCCACGGGCGTGAAGTTCTTCAACTGGATCGGCACGATGTGGGGCGGCAAGCTCGACTTCTCGACGCCGATGCTCTGGGCGCTGGGCTTCCTCGTCACCTTCCTCTTCGGTGGCCTGACCGGCATCATCCTCGCGAGCCCGGCGCTGGACTTCCAGCTCTCCGACAGCTACTTCGTCGTCGCGCACTTCCACTACGTCGTGTTCGGCACCGTCGTCTTCGCGATGTTCGCCGGGTTCTACTTCTGGTGGCCGAAGTTCACCGGCCGCATGCTCGACGAGAAGCTCGGGAAGATCCACTTCTGGATGCTGTTCCTCGGCTTCCACCTCACCTTCTTCGTGCAGCACATCCTCGGTGCGCAGGGCATGCCCCGCCGCTACGCGGACTACATGCCCGAGGACGGGTTCACGCTCGGCAACCAGATCTCCACCGCCGGCGCGTTCCTCCTCGGCGCCTCGATGCTGCCGTTCATGTACAACGTCTGGAAGACGTGGCGCTACGCGCCGCTCGTCGAGACCGACGACCCGTGGGGCTACGGCGCCTCGCTCGAGTGGGCCACGTCCTGCCCGCCGCCGCGGCACAACTTCGACCGGATCCCGCGGATCCGCTCCGAGCGCCCCGCGTTCGACCTGCACCACCCGGAGGCCGCGGTGGCCGGTGTCCACGACGCCGCGCACAGCTCCGACAGCGGGCTGGTCGCCGCCCTCGGCCCGGCCGACCTGCACGGCGAGGCGCTCGTCGACGAGAAGAACAAGGAGGCCTGA
- a CDS encoding cytochrome c oxidase subunit 4, whose amino-acid sequence MRAMERIGMLIGVFAFIMAAIYGTWTSSTVLGTEWVGTIGLILGGLLGMMIAWYLWMTRRRLDRDPADDPLGEIDEIQGEYGFFSPHSWQPLFLAGAAAVCFLGLAVGWWLFIIGAFFAIPALVGWTFEYWKGPNAL is encoded by the coding sequence ATGCGGGCGATGGAACGGATCGGCATGCTCATCGGCGTGTTCGCGTTCATCATGGCGGCCATCTACGGCACGTGGACGTCCTCCACGGTCCTCGGCACCGAGTGGGTCGGCACGATCGGCCTCATCCTCGGCGGCCTGCTCGGGATGATGATCGCCTGGTACCTCTGGATGACCCGGCGGCGCCTGGACCGCGACCCGGCGGACGACCCGCTGGGTGAGATCGACGAGATCCAGGGCGAGTACGGCTTCTTCAGCCCGCACAGCTGGCAGCCGCTCTTCCTCGCGGGCGCCGCGGCGGTCTGCTTCCTCGGCCTCGCGGTCGGCTGGTGGCTGTTCATCATCGGCGCGTTCTTCGCGATCCCCGCGCTCGTCGGCTGGACCTTCGAGTACTGGAAGGGCCCGAACGCGCTCTGA
- a CDS encoding metallopeptidase family protein: MDALTPEHFDTIVEDALDEVPEELMSMLDNVVFLVEDEPPADDPELLGVYDGIPLTERGDGWGAGALPDRIVLFRGPLTRMCADLEELTDEIAVTVVHEFAHHFGIDDDALHELGWG, from the coding sequence GTGGACGCCCTGACCCCCGAGCACTTCGACACCATCGTCGAGGACGCACTCGACGAGGTGCCCGAGGAGCTGATGTCGATGCTCGACAACGTCGTCTTCCTCGTCGAGGACGAGCCGCCCGCCGACGACCCCGAGCTGCTCGGCGTCTACGACGGCATCCCGCTGACCGAGCGCGGCGACGGCTGGGGCGCCGGCGCCCTGCCGGACCGGATCGTCCTCTTCCGCGGTCCCCTGACCCGGATGTGTGCCGACCTCGAGGAACTGACCGACGAGATCGCCGTCACCGTCGTCCACGAGTTCGCCCACCACTTCGGGATCGACGACGACGCCCTGCACGAGCTCGGCTGGGGCTGA